A genome region from Camelina sativa cultivar DH55 chromosome 10, Cs, whole genome shotgun sequence includes the following:
- the LOC104718161 gene encoding gibberellin 3-beta-dioxygenase 3: MSSVTELFKNNPVTRDRIIPLDFTNTKTLPNSHVWSKTEPEPKTMSLPIPVISLSNPDQHLLLRQACEEWGVFHITDHGVPRSLLHNVECQMKRLFSLPMHRKILAVRSPDESTGYGVVRISMFYDKLMWSEGFSVLGSSLRRHATLLWPDDHAEFCNVMEEYQKAMDDLSLRLITMLMASLGLTHEDLGWLVPDKTGSGTDSIQSFLQLNSYPVCPDPHLAMGLAPHTDSSLLTILYQGNIPGLEIQSPQEEGSRWIGVEPIEGSLVIIMGDLSHIISNGQFRTTMHRAVVNKTHHRVSAAYFAGPPKNLQIGPLACDKNHPPIYRRLLWEEYLAAKATHFNRALTLFRC, translated from the exons ATGAGCTCCGTCACAGAGCTATTCAAGAACAACCCCGTGACCCGTGACCGTATCATCCCTCTAGACTTCACCAACACCAAAACGTTACCCAACTCTCACGTCTGGTCCAAAACCGAACCCGAGCCTAAAACCATGTCCCTACCCATCCCCGTCATCAGCTTGTCCAACCCGGATCAGCATTTGCTACTAAGGCAGGCCTGTGAGGAATGGGGTGTGTTTCATATCACCGACCATGGGGTCCCACGCTCGTTACTTCACAACGTTGAGTGCCAAATGAAGAGGCTTTTCTCTTTGCCCATGCATCGTAAGATCCTAGCCGTCCGATCACCCGACGAGTCCACTGGTTACGGTGTGGTTCGGATCTCCATGTTCTATGATAAGCTCATGTGGTCTGAAGGATTCTCCGTCTTGGGTTCCTCTCTTAGGCGTCATGCTACACTCTTATGGCCCGACGATCATGCCGAGTTCTG CAATGTGATGGAAGAGTACCAGAAGGCGATGGATGATCTAAGTCTTAGACTAATAACCATGTTGATGGCTTCGTTAGGGCTAACACACGAAGATTTGGGATGGCTTGTACCAGACAAAACTGGTTCAGGAACCGACTCAATCCAATCCTTTCTACAGTTAAACTCTTACCCGGTTTGCCCTGACCCTCATCTAGCCATGGGGTTAGCACCTCACACCGACTCCTCCCTACTCACCATTCTCTACCAAGGCAATATTCCAG GTCTAGAGATTCAAAGTCCACAAGAAGAAGGGTCGAGATGGATTGGAGTAGAGCCAATAGAAGGTAGTCTCGTTATCATAATGGGAGATTTATCGCATATCATATCCAATGGACAGTTCAGAACAACGATGCACCGTGCGGTGGTAAACAAGACGCACCACCGTGTCTCAGCCGCTTATTTCGCCGGCCCACCAAAAAATCTTCAGATCGGGCCGTTGGCATGCGACAAGAACCATCCTCCAATTTACCGGCGTTTGCTATGGGAAGAGTACCTTGCAGCCAAAGCAACACACTTTAATAGAGCCTTGACTTTGTTCCGTTGCTGa
- the LOC104718160 gene encoding uncharacterized protein LOC104718160: MATSRPPSSSSNYTFSFLYLQPYPSLFFFFSLLLFLTSATSSLTVVASLVNPNTFAAPRIPYSDHCNNIVPESPVDPSPSAVFSRASLAFDVSFFSGGDSFFKRYQSQSGDIKSARFRPRSILKALGDGRIYKVEAKLTLEISKTSAFSSYHGGDFGQRKIQVTQIDGRRIHLSSWGGPSFDFSGFWSESTGQVCMVGSTQVISGEGTDLKTFDARIMLNYSKDSNIYVSLVKGVLESVNNSQSSFETISILGARNTPLNYEYKLLEQSKSDCGVNSEESMSLENVLGGMCKLFEGRVHVFGLMYRNDCGINHSCSPLGSDVEYTPGFMSLLSFLCDGERMRMVLSFSNISSFTRLFPFDPNTTLVAEGTWDVEKNRFCGIACRILNFSGSLSNAVVDDCSLRLSLRFPAVLSIKSMAPVVGEVWSTKTESDPSYFKRIKLSSLNDPLWRFPSLRYEYTERERLNTLCGAGKSHSKSKANHYPDPQTSDMRFVMSVKISGGGNVLRSARASPYFVGDRLYRDLLVRGQGAGLTGVPLNVNRVTGSFTNITYRIRYLNPVSDSRGDIYAEGTYDRDTGELCMVGCQSVRLKSTVEMENETVDCSLAIKIKFAPIDSSSDDRLKGTIESTREMTDPLYVGRMEVLSRSIYVHQAKESVWRMDLEVAMVLISNTLSCVFVGMQLYHMKKHQEALPFISIAMLILLTLGHMIPLLLNFEELFKSSQNQQRLFFENDRWLEAKEIVVRIVTLIAFLLECRLLQVAWTARKTEDHHHHHEGVWNAEKKVSYVCLPLYITGGLIAWLVNRNRAPKRIVYIGKPHARNLLYRPVNLKRSFERPPLWKDLKSYGGLMLDAFLLPQILFNGFSNSELKPLAASFYGGNSFVRLLPHAYDLYRSRSYGKILDWSFIYANHKIDYYSTAWDIIILCIGFLLAVLIFLQQRFGGRCFIPKRFRENVGYEKVVELQQSGEQHNTNDS; the protein is encoded by the coding sequence ATGGCGACTTCACGGccaccctcttcttcttcaaactacACTTTTAGTTTCCTTTATTTACAACCATacccttctctcttcttcttcttctccctcctcCTCTTTCTCACCTCTGCAACTTCTTCACTCACCGTCGTTGCGTCCTTAGTGAATCCTAACACCTTCGCAGCCCCAAGAATCCCTTACTCCGATCATTGCAACAACATAGTTCCAGAGTCTCCTGTCGACCCTTCTCCCTCCGCCGTGTTCAGCCGCGCGTCGCTTGCTTTCGATGTCAGCTTCTTCTCCGGCGGCGACTCTTTCTTCAAGAGGTATCAATCACAGAGCGGTGATATTAAATCTGCTAGGTTTAGACCCAGATCAATCCTCAAAGCTTTGGGCGATGGGAGAATTTACAAGGTTGAAGCCAAATTGACTTTAGAAATCTCAAAAACCTCAGCTTTCTCTTCTTATCACGGCGGCGATTTTGGGCAACGGAAGATTCAGGTAACGCAGATCGACGGACGTAGGATCCATCTGAGCTCATGGGGAGGACCAAGTTTcgatttttctgggttttggtCGGAGTCTACAGGACAAGTCTGTATGGTTGGATCAACGCAAGTTATATCTGGGGAAGGTACTGATTTGAAGACGTTTGATGCTCGTATTATGCTTAACTATTCAAAGGACTCTAATATCTATGTGAGTTTGGTTAAAGGAGTGTTGGAGAGTGTGAATAATAGCCAAAGTAGTTTTGAAACGATTTCGATTCTTGGTGCGAGAAACACTCCTTTGAACTATGAGTATAAGTTGTTAGAGCAATCGAAATCGGATTGTGGGGTCAACAGTGAAGAGAGTATGTCGTTAGAGAATGTTTTGGGAGGAATGTGTAAGCTTTTTGAAGGTAGAGTTCATGTGTTTGGTCTAATGTATAGAAATGATTGTGGGATTAACCATAGTTGCAGTCCTTTGGGAAGTGATGTAGAGTACACACCAGGTTTTATGTCGTTATTGTCGTTTCTTTGTGATGGGGAGAGGATGCGAATGGTTTTGTCATTTAGTAACATTAGTAGTTTTACCAGGTTGTTTCCGTTTGATCCGAACACCACTTTGGTTGCAGAGGGAACTTGGGATGTAGAGAAGAATAGGTTCTGTGGTATTGCTTGCAGGATCTTGAATTTCTCGGGTTCTTTGAGTAATGCTGTGGTTGATGATTGTTCCCTGAGGTTAAGTTTGAGATTTCCTGCTGTCTTGTCAATTAAAAGCATGGCTCCAGTAGTTGGGGAGGTCTGGAGTACCAAAACTGAGAGTGATCCAAGCTACTTCAAAAGAATCAAGTTGTCGAGCCTAAATGATCCACTGTGGCGTTTTCCGAGTCTGAGATATGAGtatacagaaagagagagactgaATACGTTATGTGGGGCTGGCAAGAGTCACtccaaaagcaaagcaaatCATTACCCTGATCCTCAAACTTCAGACATGAGATTTGTCATGTCAGTAAAAATTTCTGGAGGAGGTAATGTGTTGAGATCTGCTCGTGCAAGCCCTTATTTCGTGGGAGATCGATTGTATCGTGATCTTTTGGTTCGTGGGCAAGGTGCTGGACTAACTGGAGTTCCTCTGAACGTCAACAGGGTTACCGGAAGCTTCACAAATATCACTTATAGAATCCGTTATTTGAATCCAGTTTCTGATTCTCGTGGAGATATCTATGCAGAGGGAACATATGATAGGGATACAGGTGAGCTATGTATGGTAGGATGTCAATCAGTTAGGCTAAAGAGCACAGTTGAAATGGAAAACGAGACAGTGGATTGCAGTCTTGCAATCAAGATCAAGTTTGCTCCAATTGATTCGAGTAGTGATGACCGTTTAAAGGGAACCATCGAAAGCACACGGGAAATGACAGATCCGCTTTATGTTGGACGTATGGAGGTTTTGTCGAGGTCGATTTATGTTCATCAAGCCAAAGAATCTGTTTGGAGAATGGATTTGGAGGTTGCTATGGTTTTAATATCCAATACACTTTCATGTGTCTTCGTAGGGATGCAACTCTACCATATGAAGAAACACCAAGAAGCACTTCCTTTCATCTCCATCGCAATGCTGATACTTCTTACATTAGGTCACATGATTCCTCTGTTGTTAAACTTTGAAGAACTCTTTAAAAGCAGCCAAAACCAGCAAAGGTTGTTTTTCGAGAACGACAGATGGCTCGAAGCCAAGGAAATTGTGGTGCGGATAGTGACGCTTATAGCTTTCTTACTGGAGTGCCGTCTTCTCCAAGTAGCTTGGACTGCTAGAAAAACcgaagatcatcatcatcaccatgaaGGTGTGTGGAATGCAGAAAAGAAGGTGTCTTATGTGTGTTTACCTCTCTACATCACTGGTGGGTTGATTGCTTGGTTAGTGAATCGTAATAGAGCTCCTAAAAGAATAGTATACATAGGGAAACCGCATGCACGGAATCTCCTGTACCGTCCGGTGAACCTGAAACGCTCATTTGAACGTCCTCCTTTGTGGAAAGATCTGAAATCTTATGGTGGTTTGATGCTTGACGCATTCCTCCTTCCTCAGATACTCTTCAACGGATTCAGCAACTCAGAGTTAAAGCCTCTTGCTGCTTCGTTTTACGGTGGAAACAGCTTCGTTCGATTGCTTCCTCACGCTTATGATCTGTATAGAAGCCGCAGCTATGGGAAGATTCTTGATTGGTCATTCATTTATGCAAACCACAAAATCGATTACTACTCTACGGCATGGGATATCATTATCCTCTGTATCGGTTTCCTCTTGGCTGTTCTGATATTCTTACAGCAGAGATTTGGTGGTCGTTGTTTCATTCCGAAGAGATTCAGAGAAAATGTGGGATATGAGAAAGTTGTAGAGCTACAACAATCTGGTGAGCAACACAATACCAATGATTCTTGA